The nucleotide sequence CTGGTCACGAGCAGAGGGGCCGTCGCCCTGCCCTGGTTGTGAGCAATACCCTGTTTAACGAACGAACGGGCCTTGCAATTGTTTGCCCCTTAACTACGACAGATAGGGGCTACCCTTTCCATGTGGCTGTAACGGATAACCTCGACATAAGCGGATTTGTCATGGTTGAGCAAGTGAAGTCCATCGATT is from Syntrophales bacterium and encodes:
- a CDS encoding type II toxin-antitoxin system PemK/MazF family toxin → MRPYVPKKGDFVGVTFDPQSGHEQRGRRPALVVSNTLFNERTGLAIVCPLTTTDRGYPFHVAVTDNLDISGFVMVEQVKSIDFRARKAKLIGKASGGMLDAVLSILDACIY